Proteins from one Dethiosulfovibrio peptidovorans genomic window:
- a CDS encoding DNA-binding protein, which produces MTKMELIDAVREKTGLKKSDAARAVSAVWDSLANALASGERVQLVGFGTFEIRQRAARIGRNPQNPDKTVAIPAKKVPVFRPGKGLKEKVNVTCKGKRCKKK; this is translated from the coding sequence ATGACAAAAATGGAGCTTATCGATGCAGTTCGGGAAAAAACTGGTTTGAAGAAGAGCGATGCAGCTCGGGCCGTCTCGGCAGTCTGGGATTCGCTTGCTAATGCGTTGGCCTCCGGTGAGCGGGTTCAGCTGGTTGGTTTTGGAACGTTCGAGATTCGGCAGAGGGCAGCTCGAATTGGACGAAACCCCCAGAATCCTGACAAGACCGTGGCTATCCCCGCAAAGAAGGTCCCGGTGTTTCGCCCTGGAAAAGGTTTGAAAGAAAAGGTGAATGTCACGTGCAAGGGGAAGCGGTGCAAAAAAAAATAA
- a CDS encoding peptidase C69, protein MRARGVFKSFGVLSGIVALSLIVAGGAMACTAMMVGKGATVDGSSMVSHTADGWYDQRIQIVPGKKWGAGSTASVYKNLCYQTIPTKKLIEVGTIPQVEETYTYFNVGYPFMNEHKLMIGEATWGGREELYCDNGWMMIEMLEVFALQRARTAREAVKVMGELAEKYGYGDAGEGLCLSDGNEVWLFEIAGPGPLWTPESGKPGAVWVAARIPDNHVSVIANRSRIGAVDFDDPDKYMWSENVRSFAKEMGWWKDGETFEFNRAYMPAEDNAYLPVCSRREWRVLSLLAPSLKLSSTAAQYPLSVKPDKKVSVQDLIAINRDHYQGTPYDLGKTKAGGPFECPVVYRPNMDQRPKGMEHVYWERNISIFRCSYSHVAQSWADRPDPVGGILWFGEDQPLTTVYVPIFCGVTEVPKSWATGTRHKMDRESAWWAFNFVSNWATLKWNYIIKDIQAEQERFESRFFKEIPDVSSKAMDMYKKNPKKAVALVTEYTDKAMVEVEKAWWALGDALVGKYCDGYVMTEEGTQEGVGYPTWWLEDVGYGALSNPADPK, encoded by the coding sequence ATGAGAGCAAGAGGAGTCTTCAAGAGTTTTGGCGTGCTATCGGGTATCGTTGCTCTGTCGCTCATCGTGGCAGGAGGAGCCATGGCCTGCACGGCTATGATGGTCGGAAAGGGCGCTACGGTTGATGGATCCAGCATGGTCAGTCATACGGCAGATGGATGGTACGACCAGAGAATTCAGATCGTGCCGGGGAAAAAATGGGGTGCCGGTTCCACGGCTTCGGTGTACAAGAACCTGTGTTACCAGACCATCCCCACCAAAAAACTCATCGAGGTAGGTACCATCCCTCAGGTGGAGGAGACATACACCTACTTCAACGTAGGCTACCCCTTCATGAACGAACACAAGCTCATGATCGGTGAGGCCACGTGGGGTGGTCGGGAGGAGCTCTACTGCGATAACGGCTGGATGATGATCGAAATGCTGGAGGTCTTTGCGCTTCAGAGAGCCAGGACGGCTCGGGAAGCCGTGAAGGTCATGGGTGAATTGGCCGAGAAGTACGGATACGGCGATGCCGGTGAGGGGCTGTGTCTCTCTGACGGCAACGAGGTATGGCTCTTCGAGATCGCTGGCCCGGGGCCTCTCTGGACTCCTGAGAGCGGCAAACCAGGGGCCGTGTGGGTCGCCGCCCGGATCCCCGACAATCACGTGAGCGTCATCGCTAACCGTTCCCGGATCGGTGCCGTGGACTTCGACGATCCCGATAAGTACATGTGGTCGGAGAACGTCAGATCCTTCGCCAAAGAGATGGGCTGGTGGAAAGATGGCGAGACCTTCGAGTTCAACAGGGCCTACATGCCCGCCGAGGATAACGCTTACCTTCCTGTCTGTTCACGGAGGGAATGGCGGGTTCTGAGCCTTCTGGCACCTTCGCTGAAACTCAGTTCTACCGCTGCCCAGTATCCTCTATCCGTGAAACCCGATAAAAAGGTGTCGGTCCAGGATCTTATCGCCATCAACCGGGATCATTACCAGGGAACTCCCTACGACCTGGGCAAGACCAAGGCCGGCGGTCCCTTTGAGTGCCCTGTGGTCTATCGCCCCAACATGGACCAGCGTCCCAAGGGAATGGAGCACGTGTACTGGGAGAGAAACATCAGCATCTTCCGTTGCTCGTACAGCCACGTTGCCCAGTCTTGGGCTGATCGTCCCGACCCCGTGGGCGGTATTCTCTGGTTTGGAGAGGATCAGCCTCTGACCACCGTGTATGTGCCTATCTTCTGCGGTGTTACCGAGGTTCCCAAGAGCTGGGCCACAGGAACTCGTCACAAAATGGACAGGGAGAGCGCATGGTGGGCCTTCAACTTCGTGAGCAACTGGGCTACTCTTAAGTGGAACTACATAATCAAGGACATCCAGGCTGAACAGGAGCGGTTCGAGTCCCGATTTTTTAAGGAGATTCCCGACGTGTCATCCAAGGCTATGGACATGTACAAAAAGAATCCCAAGAAGGCCGTCGCCCTCGTCACTGAGTATACCGACAAGGCCATGGTCGAGGTGGAGAAAGCCTGGTGGGCTCTGGGTGACGCTCTGGTCGGCAAATACTGCGATGGGTACGTCATGACTGAGGAAGGAACCCAGGAAGGTGTCGGATATCCTACCTGGTGGCTTGAGGACGTGGGCTATGGAGCCCTCTCCAATCCCGCTGATCCTAAATAA